Proteins encoded in a region of the Stieleria neptunia genome:
- a CDS encoding DUF350 domain-containing protein, which translates to MKVFQLAMPLAQDVQDMAVSPMQLLGAHLIAAVVFSLVGIVVFGLCLLLMEKITPFSIVHEIGEEHNQALATIVAAIVLGISIIIAAAILG; encoded by the coding sequence ATGAAAGTTTTTCAATTAGCGATGCCGTTAGCGCAAGACGTGCAAGACATGGCGGTCAGCCCGATGCAGTTGCTGGGCGCCCATCTGATTGCCGCCGTGGTTTTCTCGCTCGTCGGGATCGTGGTGTTCGGCTTGTGTCTGTTGTTGATGGAAAAGATCACCCCGTTTTCGATCGTTCATGAGATCGGCGAAGAGCACAATCAGGCCTTGGCGACGATCGTCGCTGCGATCGTGTTGGGCATCTCGATCATCATCGCCGCTGCGATTCTGGGATGA
- a CDS encoding polyamine aminopropyltransferase codes for MIDRAPNYLLYLNVLVIATCGLIYELLAGTLASYLLGDSVTQFSLVIGVYLSALGVGSWLSRYVENRVARTFIEIEIALALVGGLSAPLLFVAFAQITWFRISLFGSVFAIGTLVGLELPLLMRILREHLDFRELVARVLTFDYIGALLASVLFPVLLVPRLGLVRTSLLFGILNAVVGVWGTYLLRPLLSSRGLGALRGRGFLVIGLLVVAFIKADTLTDWTEEAILENPIVYSTQSDFQRIVVTQRQGHFQLHLNGHLQFNSKDEYRYHESLVHPALTIADEAEHVLVLGGGDGLAVREILRYDRVKAVTLVDLDPAMTGLATDFPPLAELNEHALADPRVTVVNRDAFVWAGEGETKFDVAVIDFPDPGSYSVGKLYTTRFFQLLRRRLTDSAIVSIQCTSPLVAPKSYWCILNTMQQAGFDVRPYHAAVPSFGVWGFALAGMQPLTADTDGGFPIRHPLPAGLRFLDSKTMVAMFQMPADLVPAQTSVNRLNDQVLVRYYEQEWGAM; via the coding sequence ATGATCGACCGCGCGCCGAACTACTTGCTCTATTTGAACGTGCTGGTCATCGCGACGTGCGGGTTGATCTACGAGCTGTTGGCGGGCACGTTGGCGAGTTATCTGTTGGGCGACAGCGTGACCCAGTTCTCGCTGGTGATCGGCGTGTACTTGTCGGCGCTCGGCGTCGGTTCGTGGCTTTCCCGCTACGTCGAAAACCGAGTGGCGCGGACCTTTATCGAGATCGAAATCGCCTTGGCGCTGGTGGGCGGACTTTCGGCGCCGTTGCTGTTCGTCGCGTTCGCCCAGATCACTTGGTTCCGGATTTCCTTGTTCGGATCCGTTTTCGCCATCGGAACGCTGGTCGGGCTGGAGTTGCCGCTGTTGATGCGGATTTTGCGCGAACACTTGGACTTTCGCGAACTCGTCGCACGCGTGCTGACGTTCGATTACATCGGGGCGTTGTTGGCGTCGGTGCTGTTTCCTGTTTTGCTGGTGCCGCGTTTGGGGCTGGTCCGGACGTCGTTGCTGTTCGGGATTCTCAATGCCGTCGTCGGGGTCTGGGGGACGTATCTGTTGCGGCCGCTGCTTTCCAGTCGCGGACTCGGCGCGTTGCGGGGGCGCGGGTTCCTGGTGATCGGATTGCTGGTGGTAGCGTTCATCAAAGCCGACACGCTGACCGACTGGACCGAAGAAGCGATTTTGGAGAACCCGATCGTCTATTCGACGCAGTCGGATTTTCAGCGAATCGTGGTGACGCAGCGGCAGGGCCATTTTCAATTGCACCTCAACGGTCACCTGCAATTCAATTCCAAGGACGAGTATCGCTATCACGAATCATTGGTGCACCCGGCGTTGACGATCGCCGATGAAGCCGAGCATGTTTTGGTGCTCGGCGGTGGAGACGGATTGGCGGTGCGAGAGATCCTGCGCTACGACCGTGTGAAAGCCGTCACGCTGGTGGATTTAGATCCGGCGATGACCGGCTTGGCCACCGATTTTCCACCCCTGGCCGAACTGAACGAACACGCCTTGGCAGACCCGCGGGTGACCGTCGTCAATCGAGATGCCTTTGTTTGGGCAGGCGAGGGCGAAACAAAATTTGATGTGGCGGTGATCGATTTTCCCGACCCGGGGTCTTACTCGGTTGGGAAGTTGTACACGACGCGGTTTTTTCAACTGCTCCGGCGTCGACTGACCGATTCGGCGATCGTCTCGATTCAGTGCACGTCGCCGTTGGTGGCGCCGAAGTCCTATTGGTGCATCTTGAACACCATGCAACAGGCCGGGTTCGATGTGCGTCCGTATCACGCCGCGGTACCATCGTTCGGCGTTTGGGGGTTCGCGCTAGCCGGGATGCAACCGTTGACGGCTGACACCGATGGCGGGTTTCCGATTCGCCATCCGCTGCCCGCTGGCTTGCGTTTTCTGGATTCGAAAACCATGGTCGCGATGTTTCAGATGCCCGCCGACTTGGTTCCGGCCCAGACGAGTGTCAATCGCCTGAACGATCAGGTGTTGGTTCGTTACTATGAACAAGAATGGGGGGCGATGTGA
- a CDS encoding flavin monoamine oxidase family protein translates to MSDVHAHRPDRLTRRELLAYLAGVPLTGLVGCGFRDRISFEGQLLSPDVSIGHRLRDGWRPPEPTESPRSHRVVIVGGGIAGLSAAWQLQRRGIEDFVVLELEGQPGGTSLSGDRAGFRFPWGAHYVPAPMKENEALVELFGELGAIVAVAEDGEPVFAEHALCREPEERVFFQGRWIGGLYPHAGASDEDLSQLERFRQAMRDWSARRDQAGRRMFAIPMSLGSDGDVVRKLDTLSMDQWMQSQGFTSQRLRWLVDYACRDDYGLTSRQTSAWAGVFYFASRLRPGSAQSQPVITWPEGNGRIVGYLADRCGTRLRCGHAVTAIRDTGAERIQIRAFDTRSSTTVEFVAEDVVFAAPQFLAPHVLVDWKSSGRTLTSFRYGGWVVANVFLNARPQESGSEMCWDNVIYDSRSLGYVTSTHQTGSDHGPTVLTWYQPMLDDDPRVSRAELMRLAWRDWASVVVSDLRKAHPDIGSLIERIDVMRWGHAMIQPRVGFVWGDQRQAAAHSLGRVHFAGTDLSGVALMEEAFDRGVRAADRCLASPVG, encoded by the coding sequence GTGAGTGATGTGCATGCCCATCGCCCGGATCGGCTGACACGTCGCGAATTGTTGGCCTACCTCGCCGGCGTTCCGCTGACCGGCTTGGTGGGGTGCGGTTTCCGCGATCGGATTTCGTTTGAGGGACAGTTACTGAGTCCCGATGTTTCGATCGGGCATCGGTTGCGAGACGGCTGGCGACCGCCCGAGCCGACCGAATCGCCACGATCGCATCGTGTGGTGATCGTCGGCGGCGGCATCGCGGGCTTGTCGGCTGCCTGGCAATTGCAGCGTCGCGGGATCGAGGATTTCGTGGTCTTGGAGTTGGAGGGGCAGCCGGGGGGAACGTCGTTGAGCGGGGATCGGGCAGGCTTCCGATTTCCCTGGGGCGCCCATTACGTCCCGGCACCGATGAAAGAAAACGAAGCGTTGGTCGAGCTGTTTGGTGAGCTGGGGGCGATCGTCGCCGTGGCGGAGGATGGCGAGCCCGTTTTTGCCGAACACGCGCTCTGCCGAGAACCCGAGGAACGCGTGTTCTTTCAGGGGCGGTGGATCGGTGGGTTGTATCCACATGCCGGCGCCAGCGACGAGGATTTATCGCAGTTGGAACGTTTTCGTCAGGCCATGCGAGACTGGTCGGCGCGGCGCGATCAAGCCGGGCGACGGATGTTCGCGATTCCAATGTCGCTGGGATCCGATGGTGATGTCGTCCGCAAGCTTGACACCCTTTCGATGGACCAGTGGATGCAGTCGCAGGGGTTCACCTCCCAGCGTCTGCGCTGGCTGGTCGATTATGCTTGCCGCGATGATTATGGTTTGACCAGTCGTCAGACCAGTGCCTGGGCCGGCGTGTTTTATTTCGCGTCTCGGCTGCGACCGGGCAGTGCCCAGTCGCAGCCGGTGATCACGTGGCCGGAGGGCAACGGACGCATCGTTGGATACTTGGCCGATCGATGTGGCACCCGGCTTCGGTGCGGACATGCCGTCACGGCGATCCGCGATACCGGTGCCGAGAGAATCCAGATTCGTGCGTTTGACACGCGATCGTCGACGACGGTGGAGTTTGTTGCCGAAGACGTCGTTTTTGCCGCGCCACAGTTTTTGGCCCCCCACGTCCTGGTCGATTGGAAATCCAGCGGCCGGACGTTGACGTCGTTTCGCTATGGCGGCTGGGTGGTCGCCAATGTTTTTCTGAACGCTCGGCCACAGGAATCCGGCAGCGAAATGTGCTGGGACAACGTCATCTACGACAGTCGATCGCTGGGCTACGTTACCTCAACGCATCAGACCGGCAGCGACCATGGGCCGACGGTGTTGACCTGGTACCAGCCGATGTTGGACGATGATCCACGGGTGTCGCGGGCGGAGTTGATGCGACTTGCGTGGCGCGACTGGGCCAGCGTCGTGGTTTCGGATTTGCGCAAAGCCCACCCGGATATCGGTTCGCTGATCGAGCGAATCGACGTGATGCGTTGGGGGCACGCGATGATTCAGCCTCGCGTGGGCTTTGTCTGGGGCGACCAGCGGCAGGCGGCGGCGCACTCGCTGGGACGCGTCCATTTTGCCGGCACCGACTTGAGCGGCGTCGCGCTGATGGAGGAGGCGTTCGACCGCGGCGTGCGGGCCGCTGATCGATGCCTGGCCTCGCCCGTGGGATAG
- a CDS encoding SixA phosphatase family protein, with product MRHAKSDHDDPALSDHDRPLAKRGRRDTPRMADWLDEQGCVPDVILCSSSVRTRETAELLLDHWDKKPVVVSCEDLYLSSPNTMLETIGSGHRDAASVMVLAHNPGTAALASMLAKQSLEMVTAAVAIFEVDDLAALGQANVSDHAPLSHLVKHLATQCSCRLTHYASPKTI from the coding sequence ATGCGGCACGCAAAAAGCGATCACGACGACCCGGCGCTGTCCGACCACGATCGCCCACTCGCCAAGCGCGGCCGCCGTGACACGCCCAGGATGGCCGATTGGCTCGACGAGCAAGGCTGCGTTCCGGACGTGATCCTCTGCTCGTCGTCGGTTCGGACGCGAGAAACGGCCGAGTTGTTGTTGGATCATTGGGACAAGAAACCCGTCGTGGTGTCCTGTGAAGATTTGTACTTGTCCAGCCCCAACACGATGCTCGAAACCATCGGCAGCGGGCATCGTGATGCGGCCAGCGTGATGGTTTTGGCGCATAATCCAGGGACGGCGGCGCTGGCATCGATGCTGGCCAAACAGTCGCTGGAAATGGTGACGGCGGCGGTGGCGATTTTTGAAGTGGATGATTTGGCCGCGCTCGGGCAGGCGAACGTTTCCGACCACGCACCGCTCTCGCACTTGGTGAAACATTTGGCTACACAGTGCAGTTGCAGACTCACGCACTATGCCAGCCCCAAGACCATTTGA